Proteins found in one Planococcus citri chromosome 2, ihPlaCitr1.1, whole genome shotgun sequence genomic segment:
- the LOC135833630 gene encoding uncharacterized protein LOC135833630: MKQDQTVGAGVGTRAHLHLVFSRVIFFLREKHLWRNLKFLKMEEDNASGKAAPIAHSYYQNIDEYDEHEQKTGASTPSTLSQKSLSTVSLEEETGLLKKSQSVKGRFHFDGLGHMSYTPAQPAADIITETQLPTYRNYGTTTHHPRNATLIQNNTSGDYQVDSSSYRSMKCMAGMLLFTLFFIDAKLLITKINRFTSEKTDFSHSESRLDIMILILIIILQIAVGMIMVLTSPYVRSGKNERKIRRQESNDEFVSMSVFFIAALNIALVSMSSV, translated from the exons ATGAAGCAAGACCAAACTGTAGGCGCAGGCGTAGGCACAAGAGCACATTTGCATTTAGTCTTCAGTCGTGTTATCTTTTTTTTACGCGAGAAACACCTTTGGAGAAACTTG AAATTCTTAAAAATGGAAGAAGACAACGCATCTGGAAAAGCTGCACCGATAGCCCACTCATATTATCAAAATATTGACGAATACGACGAACATGAGCAGAAAACTGGAGCTTCAACGCCATCAACATTATCTCAGAAATCTCTCTCGACGGTAAGTCTTGAGGAAGAGACAGgactattaaaaaaatcacaatcggTCAAAGGTAGATTCCATTTCGATGGACTCGGACACATGAGTTACACACCTGCTCAACCTGCTGCTGATATTATTACGGAGACACAGCTTCCAACATATCGCAATTACGGCACGACTACGCATCATCCAAGAAATGCTACTTTAATCCAG AATAATACTTCCGGAGACTATCAAGTTGACAGTAGTTCATACCGTAGTATGAAATGTATGGCCGGAATGTTACTGTTTACATTGTTCTTTATTGATGCTAAGCTATTGATAACCAAGATCAATCGCTTTACTTcagaaaaaactgatttttcgcATTCGGAATCCCGACTTGATATTATGATTCTCATTTTAATCATCATTCTGCAG ATTGCGGTCGGAATGATTATGGTTCTCACTTCTCCGTACGTTAGAAGCGgtaaaaacgaaagaaaaatacGTCGACAAGAATCAAATGATGAATTTGTCTCGATGAGCGTTTTCTTTATAGCTGCTTTGAACATCGCTTTGGTATCAATGAGTTCcgtttga